The following are encoded together in the Oncorhynchus masou masou isolate Uvic2021 chromosome 5, UVic_Omas_1.1, whole genome shotgun sequence genome:
- the LOC135539679 gene encoding ninjurin-1-like, translated as MATEIMEMNGHADEEERRQGHRNWRQEGQHINMNRYANKKSAAESMLDVALLMANASQLKAVLEQGPDFNFYTPLITFISISLILQITVGVLLIFIVKWNLNDESTHFKLNIMENIATALIFIIVVVNVFITAFGVQKPNQNS; from the exons ATGGCGACTGAAATCATGGAAATGAACGGACATGCCGACGAAGAG GAACGGCGTCAAGGCCACCGGAATTGGAGGCAGGAAGGCCAGCATATAAACATGAACCGGTATGCTAATAAGAAGAGcgcagcagagagcatgctggaCGTGGCGTTACTCATGGCCAACGCCTCCCAGCTGAAGGCCGTCCTGGAGCAGGGTCCAGACTTCAACTTCTACACCCCCCTCATCACCTTCATCTCCATATCCCTCATCCTGCAGATCACCGTGGGCGTCCTGCTCATCTTCATTG TGAAGTGGAACCTGAACGATGAGAGCACCCACTTCAAGCTGAACATTATGGAGAACATCGCCACAGCACTCATCTTCATCATCGTTGTAGTCAACGTCTTTATTACGGCCTTTGGTGTCCAAAAGCCCAATCAAAACTCTTAA
- the LOC135539678 gene encoding caspase recruitment domain-containing protein 19-like translates to MVSKREGPLKGKKGLHTMGDSFHDQLLEDSRFLRTDRRLDTELVDKLILQLNRIYPQILTDKEATKFRDLDVPTCVRLAELLAHLQGKGEEACREFYRALHLHMEEVYFSLPTRLRLRDSVDPFTITASPTQPRYVLNDRGPLFFLSCFGVAVGMALLYYYGEANVTGGSGALGMAALGLGRRAREVLIWYAEDPIRK, encoded by the exons ACAGTTTCCATGACCAGCTATTGGAGGACAGtcggttcctcaggacagaccgTCGACTGGACACAGAACTAGTGGATAAGCTCATCCTGCAGCTCAACAGGATCTACCCACAGATCCTCACAGACAAGGAGGCCACCAAA TTTAGGGACCTTGATGTGCCCACCTGCGTCCGACTGGCCGAGCTCCTGGCTCACCTGCAGGGGAAAGGTGAAGAGGCCTGCCGGGAGTTCTACCGGGCGCTTCACCTGCATATGGAAGAGGTGTACTTCAGCCTACCAACACGCCTCCGCCTCAGAG ATTCTGTAGACCCGTTCACGATTACAGCCTCACCCACCCAGCCGAGATATGTGCTGAACGACCGAG gtcctctgTTCTTCCTGAGTTGTTTTGGTGTTGCGGTGGGGATGGCTCTACTGTATTACTATGGCG AGGCCAATGTAACAGGGGGAAGCGGGGCTCTTGGCATGGCTGCTCTTGGACTGGGCCGACGAGCCAGAGAGGTTCTCATATGGTACGCTGAAGACCCCATCAGGAAGTAG